A segment of the Bdellovibrio bacteriovorus genome:
TCTTCTGTAAGGTAAGGTTTCAAGGAAAGATTTGTCATGGTCGCCCTTTCTCCAACTACACGAAGGAGTTGTTCATGATTTCGCCGAAGCCGCCGCCGCCGGGAACGATGTATTGCTTTTCGTTCAGGCCGCGTTCTTGATCCCAAAATTGTCCGGGAGTTGCATCTAAAACTGCCTGAGGGGACAGTCCCCGGTCAAGTCTTAAGGCATAGATTACGACCTCTGGGTGTGCAGCCAGTACATTCTTCAAATACTCGGGCGTCACAATCAGGTTCAGGGCGATAAACTTGCGGGCTGGACCCTCAATATGGGTCTTATAGTGGTCAATGGCGGTGACCATGGTGTTGCCGGTGGCTCCCATAGGGTCGGGGAAGATCACATGGGCGTCTTTGACGTCGCCCCCGATCTTCATGCCACCGAACTCGGCCCCGGTCACAGCGTCTTTGCTGTTTGTCACCCGGGCGGCAAAGATATGGTCCTGACGCACGTTTTTCCCTGGCAGGGAAAAGTGCAGGAAGTTGTAACAGATATGGCTGGGATAAGTTCCGGCGCGGGCCAGGTTCACACTGACGGCTTTTTGCTCCGGGTTGATGCGTGAGCCAGACAGTTTTTTATCCGGGTGCATCGCGGTCATGCGGGTTTCCTGCTCGAACCTCTCCATCGCAAACTCATTGTTGATCGTGATGGAAATCATGTGGGTGTAAAGCACTTCCACAATGCGGTTGATTTCAGGTTGATAAGTGTCGGGGTGGCAGAGTTTGGCTAAAAGACCGTTAAGGAAAGGGCTGTCAATGATGTGTACCTGAGGCCCATAGTGGTGTCTCAGTTCCTGTTGAAATGCCATGCTGCTGCCTTTGGTGAATCAGTTGCCTTTTTCGAACTCAACAAAGATCACGAAGTCGCTCTCGCCGGAACGGAACTGGGGAGAGCGCAGGATCTTGTAAATATCAAAGCTCATCAACTGGTCTTCTTCCGGGCCCATGTTTGACACCGGAGGCATCACGCCAGACATGAAGAAACCAGTCTCGCCGCCGATTTCAAAAATCGCCGGGAAGGATTTGCGCTGAAGCTCAAACCCGCCGCCGGGAGCCGGCTCGCGCCAGTTTCTTTGGATTTCCAGGTTGCCGCGCAGGTTGTTGTTATCAAAGTCATTCAGCTCAAAGAACGTGGTCAGGCCGATTTCAATGGCCGGATTTCTGCGGTCTTTCAAAGTGTAGGACCACTGCAGGGTTCTTGAGGCTGTCAGGGGGCGGTCTTCCTTGTGCAGAATCTTGATGTCCGGGCGGTTCATCACGTTCTTTTCAAAGTCCGGCAAAATCCCTGCAGAGTACTCGTTGAAATTCATGAACTGTCCGGTGGATCGGCTGGCGCCAAAAATGGTATTCAGGCGGCC
Coding sequences within it:
- a CDS encoding uracil phosphoribosyltransferase, producing the protein MAFQQELRHHYGPQVHIIDSPFLNGLLAKLCHPDTYQPEINRIVEVLYTHMISITINNEFAMERFEQETRMTAMHPDKKLSGSRINPEQKAVSVNLARAGTYPSHICYNFLHFSLPGKNVRQDHIFAARVTNSKDAVTGAEFGGMKIGGDVKDAHVIFPDPMGATGNTMVTAIDHYKTHIEGPARKFIALNLIVTPEYLKNVLAAHPEVVIYALRLDRGLSPQAVLDATPGQFWDQERGLNEKQYIVPGGGGFGEIMNNSFV